In Synergistaceae bacterium, the following are encoded in one genomic region:
- a CDS encoding aldehyde dehydrogenase family protein, which yields MAHHEVTPEEIAMLEEMVKKAKAAAAVIATYDQERVDHLCRAICAALYPLKVWGPICDEAVDETRLGDKVTKRNKRNKLKLILRDCLRQKSVGIIESNPEKGLVKYAKPVGVIATLVPTTNPCVTPAGQAIYAVKARDVLICSPHPRAKKVTCKTVNIIRGVLEREGAPADIIQAIEEPSISLTQELMKMVDMVIATGGRPMVRSAYSSGVPAYGSGAGNSTVIVDNTANTKERAYEAAMNTRISKCSDFGSGCSCDGNLIVHESVYDNFVEGLIKEGAYIPTWEEAEKIKRVMWDETGHRLPDTVAISAQALAEKAGFTIPADRKFIAVPNNGQKEGFTINNADDIKKCVGKEHFFSTEKLTTLLTLFKYGGEFQTALDIMQEIFDKAGGKGHSCGLYSFDDDHIHRLGMCAPVSRCMIRQPNNRGNAGSATNGMPPTNSMGCGTWGGNIVSENITLKHYMNTTWVARPILEDMPSLQALFGEFYEDGMDEE from the coding sequence ATGGCACATCATGAAGTAACACCCGAAGAAATAGCAATGCTTGAAGAAATGGTCAAGAAGGCCAAGGCAGCAGCAGCAGTTATCGCAACTTATGATCAAGAACGAGTCGACCACCTTTGCCGGGCAATTTGTGCAGCACTCTACCCGCTCAAAGTATGGGGGCCTATCTGTGATGAAGCAGTTGACGAGACCAGACTCGGCGATAAAGTAACAAAGCGCAACAAACGCAACAAGCTCAAATTAATTTTACGTGACTGCTTGCGTCAAAAAAGTGTAGGAATTATCGAGAGCAACCCCGAAAAAGGTCTAGTAAAATATGCAAAGCCAGTAGGAGTTATCGCGACTCTTGTTCCGACAACAAATCCATGTGTTACGCCGGCAGGTCAGGCAATCTACGCAGTAAAAGCGCGCGACGTTCTTATTTGCTCGCCACACCCCAGAGCTAAAAAAGTTACCTGCAAGACAGTAAATATTATTCGCGGAGTTCTTGAGCGTGAAGGCGCACCAGCTGATATTATTCAAGCAATCGAGGAGCCTAGCATTTCATTGACTCAGGAATTAATGAAGATGGTCGATATGGTAATCGCTACAGGAGGCCGTCCGATGGTGAGATCTGCTTATTCGTCAGGAGTTCCGGCTTATGGTTCGGGCGCAGGAAATTCTACAGTTATCGTTGACAACACAGCGAACACTAAAGAACGTGCGTACGAAGCAGCAATGAATACGAGAATCTCAAAATGTTCTGACTTCGGTTCGGGCTGTTCATGCGACGGAAATTTAATCGTTCATGAGTCAGTCTATGATAATTTTGTCGAGGGCTTAATCAAAGAAGGCGCGTATATTCCAACGTGGGAAGAAGCAGAGAAAATTAAGCGCGTAATGTGGGACGAGACAGGACACAGGCTCCCGGACACTGTTGCAATTTCTGCACAGGCACTCGCGGAAAAAGCAGGTTTCACAATTCCTGCAGACCGCAAATTTATTGCAGTTCCCAACAACGGACAGAAAGAGGGCTTCACGATTAATAACGCTGATGACATTAAAAAGTGTGTCGGCAAAGAACATTTCTTCTCGACGGAAAAATTAACTACGCTTTTAACTCTCTTCAAGTATGGCGGAGAATTTCAGACAGCACTTGACATCATGCAGGAAATTTTTGACAAGGCCGGCGGTAAGGGACACTCTTGCGGGCTTTACTCGTTCGATGATGATCATATTCACCGCTTAGGAATGTGCGCACCTGTTTCACGCTGCATGATTCGCCAGCCAAATAACAGAGGCAACGCAGGAAGCGCAACAAACGGAATGCCCCCAACTAACTCAATGGGCTGCGGGACTTGGGGAGGAAATATCGTCAGCGAAAATATTACGTTAAAGCACTACATGAATACAACGTGGGTAGCTCGTCCGATTCTTGAGGATATGCCGTCGTTACAGGCTTTATTCGGAGAATTTTACGAGGACGGAATGGACGAAGAATAA
- a CDS encoding helix-hairpin-helix domain-containing protein: protein MNEKFDSRKAIITGAGVIIFLIVGMLAMFLIPSDSDSNANKLPVQPEKISVPVSDSVPVIAEKISTVPQKSDLFIYVTGAVNKPGVYKLSADSRIFQAIEAAGGFSTKADKASINLAKKLMDGTHIHVEQKGAAKPTPPQLVNIPGVQANNNLIAIPLVSKPANNNNNSNKNLVDVNKASAEELQKLNGIGPALAKRIIEYRQAHGRFTKPDDLIQVKGIGPAKLKKMREQILIR, encoded by the coding sequence ATGAACGAAAAATTTGACTCTCGCAAAGCAATAATTACAGGTGCAGGCGTAATAATTTTTCTAATTGTGGGTATGCTCGCTATGTTCTTGATTCCGTCTGACTCTGACTCTAACGCTAATAAATTGCCCGTTCAGCCTGAAAAAATTTCTGTTCCTGTCTCTGACTCCGTTCCTGTTATAGCAGAAAAAATTTCAACAGTGCCGCAAAAATCTGACTTGTTCATTTACGTTACTGGAGCAGTTAATAAACCGGGAGTCTACAAACTTTCAGCAGATTCGCGAATCTTTCAAGCAATCGAAGCCGCCGGGGGTTTCAGCACAAAGGCCGACAAAGCCTCTATAAATCTCGCAAAAAAATTAATGGACGGGACTCACATTCACGTCGAGCAAAAAGGAGCAGCAAAACCAACACCGCCGCAATTGGTCAATATTCCGGGAGTCCAAGCAAATAATAACTTAATCGCAATACCGCTCGTCAGCAAACCTGCAAATAATAACAATAACTCAAATAAAAATCTCGTCGACGTAAATAAGGCCTCAGCAGAAGAATTGCAAAAATTAAACGGTATCGGCCCAGCTCTGGCAAAACGAATAATCGAATACAGGCAAGCTCACGGGAGATTTACTAAACCTGATGATTTAATACAAGTAAAGGGAATCGGCCCGGCCAAGCTCAAGAAAATGAGAGAACAAATTTTGATTCGCTGA
- a CDS encoding ComEC/Rec2 family competence protein: MLAILAALVSGLALYDKIGGAAFIVAVPLIFSGVMFLSYENELPGQWKIFFCGLVIALICSIRLYSGIFPPQIESRVINNASGTVESIRTWGRTYIAVINIDNHGRFITGLPFAIYLPGDRIKFNGAVRPLKISRDKGFNEARYWGARDVTGWVNMYDVEELPQKFSLALMRQKISRSLGIYATDLTGKYLKAAWLGERVDSLSKAHRKWGTSHLLAVSGFHVGMFILCLSFLLGKNILLLSLFMWLYIFLTGAAPSAMRAGLMIQTGLIALLLGRPVSAVNSVSLAGVILLLYSPLYFWDIGYRLSVLSALVICAIGRKKFMWLLISPVAALVTFPQVAYTFGGVPLVGLVLNLFAPLYFAFAFSIASVFEILRAVHVPLSLFAVEGIFKLWEFCADYIAGLIPYVVEYNIFIAWLGSGTFLYFICRYFDFAVARIFAVMLVGSFAAFMMFL; encoded by the coding sequence ATGTTAGCAATTTTAGCAGCGTTGGTGTCAGGTCTTGCGCTTTATGACAAAATCGGCGGAGCAGCATTTATTGTCGCAGTGCCGTTAATTTTTTCGGGAGTCATGTTTTTATCGTACGAGAATGAATTACCCGGACAATGGAAAATATTTTTTTGCGGGCTTGTTATTGCGCTTATTTGTTCGATTAGGTTATATTCTGGAATTTTCCCGCCTCAAATTGAATCGCGCGTAATAAATAATGCTTCGGGAACAGTTGAATCGATTCGCACGTGGGGACGAACTTACATAGCAGTAATAAATATTGACAATCATGGCCGATTTATAACGGGACTCCCATTTGCAATATATTTGCCTGGCGACAGAATAAAATTTAACGGAGCTGTCAGACCGCTGAAAATTTCACGTGATAAAGGCTTTAACGAGGCTCGTTACTGGGGAGCGCGTGATGTAACAGGCTGGGTGAATATGTATGACGTTGAAGAACTGCCGCAAAAATTCAGTCTTGCCCTTATGCGTCAAAAAATTTCGCGTTCACTTGGGATTTATGCAACTGACTTGACCGGAAAATATTTAAAAGCTGCTTGGCTGGGTGAAAGGGTTGACTCATTAAGCAAAGCTCATAGGAAATGGGGCACGAGTCATTTATTAGCGGTCTCAGGCTTTCACGTTGGAATGTTTATTTTGTGCTTGAGTTTCTTGTTAGGGAAAAATATTTTACTGTTGTCATTATTTATGTGGCTGTACATATTTTTAACTGGGGCTGCTCCGAGTGCGATGCGTGCGGGCTTGATGATTCAGACAGGATTAATAGCTTTGCTGCTTGGCCGTCCTGTTAGTGCAGTTAATAGTGTGAGTCTTGCGGGAGTAATTTTATTATTGTATTCGCCGTTATATTTCTGGGATATTGGCTATAGATTATCTGTCTTGAGTGCGCTTGTAATTTGTGCGATTGGGCGTAAAAAATTTATGTGGCTGCTAATAAGTCCTGTTGCTGCTCTGGTAACTTTTCCGCAAGTTGCTTACACTTTCGGGGGAGTGCCGTTAGTTGGACTTGTGCTGAATTTATTTGCGCCGTTATATTTTGCGTTTGCGTTCTCGATTGCGTCAGTGTTTGAAATATTGCGTGCGGTTCATGTTCCGTTATCGTTATTTGCGGTTGAAGGAATATTCAAGCTCTGGGAATTTTGCGCGGATTACATTGCGGGTCTTATTCCGTACGTAGTTGAATATAATATTTTTATTGCGTGGCTGGGTTCGGGGACGTTTTTATATTTTATTTGCAGATACTTTGATTTTGCGGTTGCGAGAATATTTGCGGTTATGCTTGTGGGAAGTTTTGCGGCGTTTATGATGTTCTTATAA
- a CDS encoding LD-carboxypeptidase, translated as MKKFLCTLIILLFAGTLEASNALKPGDCIGVLAPATCANLEDFADSIKLLESHGYRVKLAPSATSQYEIFAGTDRKRAEDINNFFADDEIKAIVCVKGGYGSARILGRLNYKMIAKHPKIFVGFSDITALHAVFNEKCNMSTFHGPMLVSFTNPNLDSKYTRENFFAGLTRTTPIGEIPMPEGVKLETLAAGQAEGKIIGGNLTIIASLIGTPYEINGKGALLFIEEVGEKPYRIDRMMNQLWQNGLLKRVNGIILGEFKNCGNPEDSDFTVEQIFKHYALLSHKPVIKNVPAGHGNYNFFLPLGVHAIMNANKDGSASLVIDSPALK; from the coding sequence ATGAAAAAATTTTTGTGCACGTTAATTATATTATTATTTGCTGGAACTCTTGAGGCCTCGAACGCGTTGAAGCCCGGTGATTGTATTGGAGTTCTTGCGCCCGCCACTTGTGCGAATCTGGAAGATTTTGCAGACTCTATAAAATTGCTTGAGTCTCACGGTTATAGAGTCAAGCTCGCACCTTCTGCAACGTCTCAATATGAAATTTTTGCGGGAACTGACAGAAAACGCGCGGAAGATATAAATAATTTCTTTGCTGACGATGAAATAAAAGCGATTGTATGCGTTAAGGGCGGTTACGGGAGTGCTAGAATCTTGGGTCGGCTCAATTATAAGATGATAGCCAAGCACCCGAAAATTTTTGTAGGATTCAGCGACATAACAGCATTGCACGCCGTATTTAATGAAAAATGTAATATGTCCACTTTTCACGGGCCTATGCTTGTATCATTTACTAATCCGAATTTAGACTCTAAATATACGCGTGAAAATTTCTTTGCAGGACTCACAAGAACAACCCCGATCGGAGAAATTCCCATGCCTGAAGGTGTAAAGCTCGAAACACTTGCGGCCGGTCAAGCTGAAGGAAAAATTATCGGCGGAAATCTGACTATAATTGCATCGCTTATCGGGACTCCTTACGAGATTAACGGCAAAGGCGCATTATTATTTATTGAGGAAGTCGGCGAGAAACCCTACAGAATCGACAGAATGATGAATCAATTATGGCAGAACGGCCTATTAAAACGCGTGAACGGCATTATATTAGGAGAGTTCAAAAATTGCGGTAACCCGGAAGATTCAGATTTTACGGTCGAACAAATTTTCAAGCACTACGCTTTATTGTCGCATAAACCAGTGATTAAAAACGTTCCTGCAGGACATGGAAATTATAATTTTTTCCTGCCTCTGGGAGTTCACGCAATCATGAACGCAAACAAAGACGGGAGCGCGAGTCTTGTAATAGATTCTCCGGCGCTGAAATAA
- a CDS encoding zinc ribbon domain-containing protein, which yields MLIKCPECNTEVSDSALKCPKCGKVLRKPKRSVMGKIFLWLFYGFNVLMLLWLVGGMNAASEAERAGAQIGTGIGVAFIIFIWAVGDIITGLLALMTRQRKIKFFTSAGVFALVLFYACYVDIVNTLE from the coding sequence ATGTTAATCAAGTGTCCGGAATGTAACACAGAAGTCAGCGACAGTGCTTTAAAGTGTCCTAAATGCGGGAAAGTTTTACGCAAGCCGAAACGGTCTGTAATGGGAAAAATTTTTTTGTGGCTGTTCTACGGATTTAACGTGTTAATGCTTCTATGGCTGGTAGGCGGAATGAATGCAGCTAGCGAGGCAGAACGTGCAGGAGCTCAAATAGGAACTGGAATCGGTGTAGCATTTATTATATTTATTTGGGCAGTCGGAGACATAATTACGGGTCTATTAGCTCTTATGACACGTCAACGGAAAATTAAATTTTTTACGAGTGCCGGCGTTTTTGCGCTGGTACTTTTTTATGCCTGTTATGTTGATATAGTAAATACACTTGAATAG